In Heteronotia binoei isolate CCM8104 ecotype False Entrance Well chromosome 4, APGP_CSIRO_Hbin_v1, whole genome shotgun sequence, a genomic segment contains:
- the LOC132570119 gene encoding uncharacterized protein LOC132570119: MVVLIFVDDLIVLVDSNQQLKWFQETASKLFTIKHLGPVSYYLGVEISREADGCFALCQSNKVKTLLAQYGMEEASSVQTPMSTGYSKEPEGEVFQNMQLYQSLVGSLLHLACWSRPDISYAVHLLCQKNAEPHHKDWVVAKRVLRYLSGTIERKLSLRVGEKPELRAYADASWGDRPKAKSTTGIGIFLGDALLVWKATKQTLVACSTCEAEYGAINECVLNIEWAVQLMKDLSIPINLPVTVYTDNSAAKELTENQAA, from the coding sequence atgGTTGTCCTCATAtttgtggacgatctgattgtTTTAGTGGATTCTAACCAACAATTAAAATGGTTCCAGGAAACAGCTAGCAAGTTGTTTACTATCAAACACCTTGGGCCAGTGAGCTACTACCTGGGGGTAGAAATATCGAGGGAAGCAGATGGTTGCTTTGCACTGTGCCAAAGCAACAAAGTAAAAACGCTGCTGGCTCAGTATGGTATGGAAGAGGCTAGCAGTGTGCAGACCCCCATGAGCACAGGATATAGCAAGGAACCCGAAGGTGAGGTATTCCAGAACATGCAATTATACCAGTCGCTAGTCGGGTCGCTATTGCACTTAGCATGCTGGTCCAGACCCGATATTAGCTACGCTGTGCATTTATTGTGCCAGAAAAACGCTGAGccccaccacaaagattgggtggTGGCCAAAAGGGTGCTGCGCTACCTCAGTGGAACGATAGAGCGCAAGCTATCCCTCAGGgtaggagaaaaacctgaactacgcgcctatgcCGACGCGAGCTGGGGGGATCGACCCAAGGCAAAATCGACCACAGGAATCGGAATATTCCTGGGTGATGCCCTGTTGGTgtggaaagccaccaagcagaccctggtAGCATGTAGTACCTGCGAAGCAGAGTACGGTGCTATCAACGAGTGTGTACTCAACATAGAGTGGGCAGTACAATTGATGAAGGATCTTAGCATACCTATCAATTTGCCAGTCACGgtatatactgacaactcagcagcTAAAGAATTGACAGAGAATCAAGCTGCTTGA